Sequence from the Hamadaea flava genome:
CTTTCCTGCATCGCCAGGGCCATTGGCACGACTGGGTCGCCGCCCGCCGCCATGCCCTGACCGCGACCGAAGGCGGCGCGGTTCCGGCCGCAAGAGCCCGCGCCCACCGGGAGCTAGGTCACGCGCTGTCGCAGGTGCGACGTCTTGACGAGGCTCGGGCACAGTTCACGCTCGCCCTCGCCGGCTTCGAGGGTGCGGACAACCGCACCGAGCAGGGACACGTGCAGCGTGGCATCGGACGCACCTACCACTGGGAGGGCCGATATGCGGAGATGGTGCGCCATTGCGAACTTGCCGGTGATCTCTACCAGGCCGATGGCAACGACATCGGACATGCGAAGGCGCTCAACGAGGCCGGGGTCGGGTACGCGTTGCTCGGCGACCATGTCACCTCACTCGAGAACTGCCGGACGGCGCTGGTCATCTTCGAACGGCTGGGCGACCGGCACGGTCAAGCCGCGACATTGGACAGCATCGGCTCCGCTCACTCCGGCCTCGACGATCACGACATCGCCATCGGCTTCTTCACACGGGCGTTGCAGCTGTGCCGGGAGGTCGGCGACCGGCTCGGCGAGGCGGTGACGCTGACCCACCTCGGCGATGCCTGGCAGGCCAAGGCCGAACGCCCCGCCGCCCGGGACCATTGGCTGGCCGCGGAGGCGATCCTCGTCGACGTCGGACATCCCGACGTCGACGGCGTCCGAGCCAAACTCGCCGCGACCGAGTCACCGTCGTGACGGGCGACGGTGGTGGGATCACAGGCTGGTGATCAGGCCGCCGTCGATGATGACGTCAGCGCCGGTCATGTTCCCGGCTCGGTCGCTCGCCAGCAGCACCACCAGGTCGGCGACCTCGTCGGGCCGAGTGAACCGGCCGGTCACCGAATCGTTGGCGGCCTGTTGCGCCACCGCGTCCGGTTCACGGCCGGTGGCGCGGGCCACCGTTGCCGCCACGCCACCGTCGCCGAGCCACAGCGGTGTGCTGACCGGGCCTGGGCTGACGGTGTTGACCCGGATGCCGTGCGGGCCGACCTCCTTGGACAGAGCCTTGGAGAAACTCAGGAGGGCTGCCTTGGCGGCGCTGTAGTCGATGACCAGTGGATCGGGCAGCCACGAGTTCACTGAGGCGACGGTCACGATCGTGCCGGCGCCTCGGTCGAGCAGGAGCGGAAGTGCCGCGCGGGTGGTGCGGACCGCGGCGAGGAAGTTGATCGTCAAGGCGGAGATCCAGTCGTCGTCGGTGACGGACAGGAACCCGCCGGTGCGCGGGCGGACAGCGCCGACGTTGTTGATCAAGATGTCCAGGCCGCCGAAGGCGGATCCCGCCGCCTCGATCAGCTCGGCCGGGCCGTCCGGCGTGGCCAGGTCAACCTCCACCGGATGCACCCGGCCGTCCGTGGCGAGTTGCGTCAGTTCGGCGGTGATGTGCCGGGCGCCCGCTGCGACCTGAGCGCCTTCGTCGGCCAGGGCCCGAGTGATCGCCAGCCCGATGCCTTTGCTAGCGCCGGTGACGACCGCGGCCTTGCCGGTCAGGTGAAGTTCCATGACGAAATCCTCTCGTGGGCCGGCCGACCCCGGTGTCGGTATCGACATACGCCGCGGTCGGCCGGTAGTGCTCAAGTGCTGGAGCGGGCGTCGGTGGACTCAGCCCAGAAAGGTGAGCAGACGTTGGGTGAGTTCGGCGGGGTGCTCTTCGTAGATCCAGTGGCCGGAACTCGCGATGACGGCGCCGGTGACGTTGTTCGCGTAGTTGCTGACCTGGGTCTCCACAGATCCTCGGAGGCTGTTGCTGGCGCCGAGTGCCAGGACCGGCATGGTGAGCTTGGTCTTGGCGTAGCGGGCGTTGTCGGTGATGTCGGTGGGGAAGGCCCGGAACCATTCGAAGCTGGCCCGCAGGTGGGCGGCGTCGCGCAGGTACCCCGCGAACTCGCGGATGTCCTCCGGCCCGATCGCGTCCTTCTGCACCTGGAGAGAGTCGATGAACAGGTCCACCCACAGCTCCTCTCGGCCGTTGACGAGCTTCTCGGGCAGGCCGTTGCGCAGGCTGAAGAAGCCGAAGTTCCAGGCTGCGGGGCCGTCGACGGTCAGGGAGGGGAACTGGTAGATGCTCTCGTCGGGGATGGGCGCCTCGCTGAGGACGAGCTTGGCGACCTCGGTCGGGTGGGCCGCGGCGTAGGCGTAGGCGACCATGGTGCCGATGTCGTGGCCGACCAGGCGGATGTCGCGGGTGAGGCCGAGCTTCGTGAGCAGGCCGTGGATGTCGGCGGCCATCGTCTTCTTGTCGTATCCGCCGGCCGGGGCGTCGCTGCGGCCCGCGCCGCGCAGGTCGGGTGCGATGACGGTGTAGTGCCTGGCGAGCTCCGGCAGGATGCCCCGCCACTCGTACCAGGTCTGCGGGAAACCGTGGACCAGCACCAGGGTTGGGCCGTGCCCGCCCCGGACGTAGTTGATCGAGATGTCGCCGACCCTGGTGCGCTGCTCGGTGAAGCCGTCCGGGACGCGGTGCTGCGATTCACCGTGCCGGTCTGCGCCGGCGCTCTGTCCTTCCGCGGAGGTCGGTGCGGTGACCAGCGCGGCGGCGGCCGCCACGCTCAGCAGGGTGATCAGGACACGCCGTGCCGCCTTGCGCCGGGCGGAATGGGGAGAAGGGTAGATGATCATCGTGTTGCCTCCGCGATGTTCGGTTGTCATAGCGACTGGGCGCGCAGCCAGGCCAGGCAGCCTTCGGCCACCGTGCGCCAGCCGCTGTCGATGGTCAGCGAGTGAGCTCGGTCGGCGAACTCCCTGATCTCGGTGACCGCGTGCGAGTGCCGGTACTGCTTGAGGGTGGCCAGGGTGACGGCCTCCGGCACGGTGTTGTCCTTGCCGCCCATGACCAGCAGCAGCGGCCCGCGCGACTCGTTGCCGGTGTCCACCTTGGCCGGCGAGTGCGGGTCGAAGGTGGCCAGGGCCGCCTCGAACAGTGGCTTGCCCGGTGCCGGGATCGTCCACCGCTCGTATAGCTCCTGCGACTCCGCCTCGGAGACGGCGTTGCCGAACGCGAACCGGAACTGCTCGGCGGTCAGCGAGACAGCCCGGTGCCGGTTGCCGGGGTTCTTGAACACCGGCAACGTGGCGCGCAACGCTGACAGCGGCACCGGCAGCACACCCTTGATCTGGGCGGCGTCGATCGCGATCGCGGCGGCCGCTCGGTCAAGGCCGAGCAGCTTCTGGGCGATCATCCCGCCGAAGGAGTGCCCGATCAGGATCGGCTTGGTGTCGAGCCGGTCGATGATGTTCGTGTAGTGCTCGACGACGTCGTCGATGCCGTGGTCGGCGAGGCGATCCGGGTTGGCGCGGGTCTCCTCGACCGTGTCCGCGTCGCCGGGCCAGCCCGGCGCGGTCGGTTCGTAGCCCGCTTCGCGGAACAGGTCGATCCACGGCGTCCAAGACGTGGCGTGCAGCCACAGTCCGTGGATGAAGACGACCGGTGTCGGTGTACTCATGATGGCTCCTCAGATCTGTTGGGGTGGCGGGCCGACGACCCGCAGGTTGAACGCTTCGGCGGACGCGATGATCGCGCCGACGTCGAACGACGGCGGCGCGTCGTCCACGTGCGCGACAGGCGCACCGATGGAACCGAACCACTCCTGTCAGGCGGCCGTCGCGTGGGCGGCCGCACGGACGAGACCGACGACGAGGTTCGGGTGCGTGACGAAGTAGGCGTGTGAGGCGCCCGCGACCTCGACGGTGCGCGAACCGGCCCGCTTGGCCATCGCCCGCTGCGAGGCAGGCGGGATCGCCTGGTCCGCACCGGACACCGCATACCACGACGGGATGCTCCGCCACGCGGGGGTGCCGGACGGGGAGGCCAGCGCGGTCAGCGTGATCGGGCGCTGCGTCGCCGCCATCGCCAGCGCCGTTGCTGGGCCGACCTCGCTGATGAACGCCTTGCGGAACTCCTGCGGCCGGATCGAAAGTTCCACGTCGGTACCGCCACCCGCGATCGGGATCTGAACGCTGGTCACGACGTCCTGCAGAGTGCCCCCGGCACTGAGCGCGAAAGCGGACTCGCCCTCGTCAGGAGCGAACGCCGCGATGTACACCAGCGCCTTGACGTTCAGGTTCCCGGTCGCGGCATTGGTGATCACCGCACCGCCGTACGAGTGTCCGACCAGGATGATCGGACCGGTGATCGAGGCGAGCACGGCCGCGAGGTATTCGGCGTCGCCGGCCAATGCGCGCAACGGATTGGCCACTGCGACAACCGGGAAGCCGTCGTCCTGCATTCGCTGGACCACACCGGTCCAGCCGGATGCGTCGGCGAACGCGCCGTGGACCAAGACGACGGTCGGCCGGTTGACGCCGGCGGGCCAGGTGGAGGTACTGGATGCGGCCTGCGCGGCCGCCGCCGGCGTGACGATGCCGAGGCCGGCGGCGGCCGACACGGTGGCCAGGCCCGTCAGGACGGTGCGACGGGAGGTGCGGTGGATGTTCATGAGCGGAACTCCTTTCAACGGAGGGTGCGCGCGGCCGTGAGGATCACGTCGGCAACTGCGGTGGGCTGGGAGACCATGACGGCGTGAGAACCAGCCGTCTCGGCGATGTGCGATCCGGCGCGTTGCGCCATGGAACGCTGCGCATCCACGTGGATGGCCTGATCGTCGGCAGCCACGAGGTACCAGGACGGCAGCACCCGCCACGCCGGCTCGGCGGACGCCTCAGTGAAACCGGCCAACGCGATCGGCCGCTGGCTGGCCGCCATGATCGCGGCGTCGGCCGCAGGCACGTCGGCGGCGAAGACCGCCGGGAACTGGGACCGGTCGATGCTCAACTCGGCCGCCTTGTCGCCGTGCTCGGTTCGAACAGCGGTCTGGCGCAGCGCCGACCCCATGAGCGTGGCCGGAAACTGCTCCACGATCGCCGTCAGGCTCTCGCCCTCCTTCGGGGCGAACGCGGTGATGAACACCAGCCCGACCGCATTGGCGAGTTCACCGGCGGCGTTGGTGATCACCGCGCCGCCATAGCTGTGCCCGACCAGCAGCACCCGGCCCTCAATCTCGGAAGCCACGTCCGCCACATAGCGCGCGTCCGTGGCCAGCCCTCGCAGCGGGTTCGCCACCGCCCGCACGTCCAGGCCCGCCGCTAGCAACTGCCCGAGGACGGCCGACCAACTTGACGCATCCGCGAACGCGCCGTGTACGAGAAGAACCGTCAGGTCGTTTTCGGCACTCTCAAACTCTGTCATCACTTCCTGCCTCCGTATCGATGTCGGCTGACCGTAATCCGGCACCGATGCAAGATCAGTGATAAAAGAGTGACGACGCAGTGAGCAGCACCGGAGGGCCGATCACAGCGATCACCGCTGGTTAGGCCTGGCGGGCGGCAAAGGGCCGCCACCCGGGGTCGAGCTCCCAGGCCCTCATCTCGCTCGGCAGGAGCCGAGGCAGCCGGGCAGCGTACCGAAGCGCAACCGTGCCGACCCTTCGTCGCATGAGACTCGTGGCGGCGCGCTGGCGATGATCGGCTCGCTCAACCGTCACATGTGGACGCAGACTGAGGAAACGGGGTCAGGGGAGGACCTCGACGGTCAGGTAGGGAGACATGGCGTCCAGGAAGTCGGCGGCGTCGAAGATCTCGCCGGCCGACGCGACACCGGTCGTGCGGATCCGGCCGGTCAGAATCCGTTCGATCGCCTCGACGGCCAGCGGGGCGCTCACGGCGTAGATGTCCTGGCCGCTGGCCACGACACGGCGTCGCTCGTCGCCGGAACGCACCACGACGTCGACGGTGAACGTCTGGTCCGACCGGCCGGAGTCGTCGACCGCGGTGGGTGCCTGCGCGTCCGGTGCGGCCAGATCCTGGGCCGCCTCCGTCGTCATGTAGGTGCGTACCTCGGGGATGGCCAGGTGGCTTGGGATGGTGACGACGTCGGCCATGGTGAACTCGCTGAACACGCTGCGTCGGCCCAGGGGAGCGGGGAAGTCCCAGTCCACCGTCGGCAGGTCGCCGTCGGCGGCGTAGTAGTCGAGGCGGCCGCCGGTGAACCGGACGCGCCGGCCGTCGCGCCGGTCGTGGGACACGACGCCGGAGGCGATGGTGCCGCCGGTGGGGTGCCAGCTGCTCAGCCCGTACGCGATCTGGGCTTCGTCGGCGGTCGTCCAGTCGCGCATCGCCAGGGTGACGAGCAGGTCGCCGAGGCCGCCGTAGAACGCCATCGCTGGGACCACGGCGACGTCCGCTTCGCGAGCCCGGTCGGCGAGGTTCGCGAACGTGTCGGCGTTGGCCTCGATCTCGGCTGCGACGTCCACGTACGGCAGGCCGGCTCGCAGGGCTGCCTCGATCACGGCCGTCGCCGTCGAGGCGAAGGGACCGGCGGTGTTGATCACCGCGGCGGCGTCGGTCAGTGCCTTGTCCAGCGCCGCCGGGCCGTCGGCGGAGGCGACTCGGTACGCCAGCCCCGGATGCGCGTACGCCATCGCCTGAAGCTTGTCGGCGTCGCGGCCGACGAGCAGTGGGACGAATCCGCGACCCAGCAACTCCGCCACCACGAACCGCCCGGTGTGCCCGTACGCACCGAACACCGCCACGGTCTGACCTGCACTCATGGGAACTCCTCAGGCTTGACAACGTCTCGAAAAGATCGACTGAGGAGATCCTGTCAACGGCGGGCCGACCCGACGAGTGTCTGGAACGACAACCCCCGTACAGTTTCGGACATGAGCACGATCGCCCTCGCCGCCACCGACGGGATGCTGCACTTCGAGCTGGCCATGGCCTGCGAGGTGTTCGTCCGTGACCCATCCGGCCTGGCCGACCCGTGGTACGAGCTGGTGATCTGCGGCAGCGGCCCGGTCCGGGCCGGCAAGTTCCGGGTGGACCCCGAGGACGGCTGGGACCGGCTCGCCCGCGCGGACACCGTGATCGTCCCTTCGGTGGAGGACATCGACGCGGAACTGCCGGTCGACCTGCTCGACGCCGTACGCACCGCGCACCAAGCCGGCGCTCGGATGGTCTCGCTGTGCACCGGCGCGTTCGTGCTGGCCGCCGCCGGGGTGCTGGACGGCCTGACCGCCACGACGCACTGGGCGCACACCGAGGCGTTGGCCGCGCGCTATCCGCAGGTGACGGTCGACCCCGATGTGCTCTACGTCGACAACGGGACCGTGCTCGCCTCGGCCGGCAAGGCCGCCGCGATCGACCTGTGCCTGCACCTGATCCGCCGCGACCACGGCTCGACGGTCGCCAACGCGGTCGCCCGGCGACTGGTCGTGCCGCCGCACCGAGCCGGCGGGCAAGCCCAGTTCGTCGCCACCCCGGTCCCCGCCCGCGAGGACCACCCCCTCGCCGCCTTGTTCCCCTGGGCGATGGCCCGCCTGGACCGGCCGCTCACCGTGGAAGACCTGGCCCGCCAGGCCAACATGAGTTCCCGCAACCTCGCCCGCCAGTTCAAGTCGGTGACCGGCACGACGCCGCTGATCTGGCTGTCGAACCAGCGGATCCGCCGGGCCCAGGAGTTGCTGGAGAACACCGACCGTAGCATCGACGCCATCGCGGAGGCGGCGGGTCTGGGTACCGCCACGACGCTGCGGCGGCACTTCCATCGTGCGGTCGGGGTGCCGCCGGACGCCTACCGGCGGACGTTCCGCGGGGTCTGAGCGGGGTCGC
This genomic interval carries:
- a CDS encoding alpha/beta hydrolase encodes the protein MSTPTPVVFIHGLWLHATSWTPWIDLFREAGYEPTAPGWPGDADTVEETRANPDRLADHGIDDVVEHYTNIIDRLDTKPILIGHSFGGMIAQKLLGLDRAAAAIAIDAAQIKGVLPVPLSALRATLPVFKNPGNRHRAVSLTAEQFRFAFGNAVSEAESQELYERWTIPAPGKPLFEAALATFDPHSPAKVDTGNESRGPLLLVMGGKDNTVPEAVTLATLKQYRHSHAVTEIREFADRAHSLTIDSGWRTVAEGCLAWLRAQSL
- a CDS encoding alpha/beta fold hydrolase — protein: MPDYGQPTSIRRQEVMTEFESAENDLTVLLVHGAFADASSWSAVLGQLLAAGLDVRAVANPLRGLATDARYVADVASEIEGRVLLVGHSYGGAVITNAAGELANAVGLVFITAFAPKEGESLTAIVEQFPATLMGSALRQTAVRTEHGDKAAELSIDRSQFPAVFAADVPAADAAIMAASQRPIALAGFTEASAEPAWRVLPSWYLVAADDQAIHVDAQRSMAQRAGSHIAETAGSHAVMVSQPTAVADVILTAARTLR
- a CDS encoding SDR family NAD(P)-dependent oxidoreductase: MELHLTGKAAVVTGASKGIGLAITRALADEGAQVAAGARHITAELTQLATDGRVHPVEVDLATPDGPAELIEAAGSAFGGLDILINNVGAVRPRTGGFLSVTDDDWISALTINFLAAVRTTRAALPLLLDRGAGTIVTVASVNSWLPDPLVIDYSAAKAALLSFSKALSKEVGPHGIRVNTVSPGPVSTPLWLGDGGVAATVARATGREPDAVAQQAANDSVTGRFTRPDEVADLVVLLASDRAGNMTGADVIIDGGLITSL
- a CDS encoding alpha/beta fold hydrolase, which encodes MNIHRTSRRTVLTGLATVSAAAGLGIVTPAAAAQAASSTSTWPAGVNRPTVVLVHGAFADASGWTGVVQRMQDDGFPVVAVANPLRALAGDAEYLAAVLASITGPIILVGHSYGGAVITNAATGNLNVKALVYIAAFAPDEGESAFALSAGGTLQDVVTSVQIPIAGGGTDVELSIRPQEFRKAFISEVGPATALAMAATQRPITLTALASPSGTPAWRSIPSWYAVSGADQAIPPASQRAMAKRAGSRTVEVAGASHAYFVTHPNLVVGLVRAAAHATAA
- a CDS encoding helix-turn-helix domain-containing protein gives rise to the protein MSTIALAATDGMLHFELAMACEVFVRDPSGLADPWYELVICGSGPVRAGKFRVDPEDGWDRLARADTVIVPSVEDIDAELPVDLLDAVRTAHQAGARMVSLCTGAFVLAAAGVLDGLTATTHWAHTEALAARYPQVTVDPDVLYVDNGTVLASAGKAAAIDLCLHLIRRDHGSTVANAVARRLVVPPHRAGGQAQFVATPVPAREDHPLAALFPWAMARLDRPLTVEDLARQANMSSRNLARQFKSVTGTTPLIWLSNQRIRRAQELLENTDRSIDAIAEAAGLGTATTLRRHFHRAVGVPPDAYRRTFRGV
- a CDS encoding saccharopine dehydrogenase family protein, producing MSAGQTVAVFGAYGHTGRFVVAELLGRGFVPLLVGRDADKLQAMAYAHPGLAYRVASADGPAALDKALTDAAAVINTAGPFASTATAVIEAALRAGLPYVDVAAEIEANADTFANLADRAREADVAVVPAMAFYGGLGDLLVTLAMRDWTTADEAQIAYGLSSWHPTGGTIASGVVSHDRRDGRRVRFTGGRLDYYAADGDLPTVDWDFPAPLGRRSVFSEFTMADVVTIPSHLAIPEVRTYMTTEAAQDLAAPDAQAPTAVDDSGRSDQTFTVDVVVRSGDERRRVVASGQDIYAVSAPLAVEAIERILTGRIRTTGVASAGEIFDAADFLDAMSPYLTVEVLP
- a CDS encoding alpha/beta fold hydrolase translates to MIIYPSPHSARRKAARRVLITLLSVAAAAALVTAPTSAEGQSAGADRHGESQHRVPDGFTEQRTRVGDISINYVRGGHGPTLVLVHGFPQTWYEWRGILPELARHYTVIAPDLRGAGRSDAPAGGYDKKTMAADIHGLLTKLGLTRDIRLVGHDIGTMVAYAYAAAHPTEVAKLVLSEAPIPDESIYQFPSLTVDGPAAWNFGFFSLRNGLPEKLVNGREELWVDLFIDSLQVQKDAIGPEDIREFAGYLRDAAHLRASFEWFRAFPTDITDNARYAKTKLTMPVLALGASNSLRGSVETQVSNYANNVTGAVIASSGHWIYEEHPAELTQRLLTFLG